Below is a genomic region from Erigeron canadensis isolate Cc75 chromosome 7, C_canadensis_v1, whole genome shotgun sequence.
TACGTTTACGTTTGCTAGTGATTTCAGGTCATAGGTTGCGTTTACGGGTTAATTGGATTGAAAAcgaagtaaaaaaaatgatcaaaaaCAAAAGTGGCAAATCTGGAATGGTGTATATTACGCCAATAGTTGGCGTATATTACGGTCTCATGGATAATGGTGCTTTGGCGTAAATAGATAGTAGCACAGTAGCAAATTCAAGAATTGAAGAATGCAGCAGGGCGTAGACTACACCCCTTTTTGGCGTACATCACGGTCTTCAGAAATACAAAGGGCGTAAGCTACACCAGGTGACACCGTAAGCTACGCCAGGTGACAACGTAAGCTACGCCAGTTGCTGAACCAAAATTCcgaattttatggttttaattcaaGTTCAGTTTATATCATTCAAGGGACGACTTTTGGAAGTTACCATTCATTTTTTCTCATACCAAGAGCAGTTCCTAACATTCCCAAgaccccaatttcatcatcaaatcacaattCCATGGAGATTAAAGCCTTtattgaagaatcaatgatgatatcaatgatgaagattttaggctaattcttttttgatcattctcatgtgaacaattatgtaagacaattgtattcaacttttcttatgtcatgttggattagatgtttaatttctcattagtcttttaacatttaatgttgtttggattgtttgaatgattattaGTTTATAACCTTGAATGAatttcatctatcttttgatttcaatttcttgttaatcaattattattggaagaatctcttatgaacttgtaatcttgttaatgaataaataatttagttgtgtcaattccccggttttcattatcgtgaatcatcacaacctaattgattagttcttagcattcattcaatccaagcttataacgaatcatgtctatgtgatttccaacgaacataagttaggttatacttttgaaaatataatttgaagcatgagaatgatcccttttatttaattgaagtaattttgttaagtttattaTCAAGTTTAGTTTTTAATCAAACCAATCAATTAATCGATTTTGAGTTCATGTCTAGTTTAATTAACTTTGTAAAATTGTTTTacactttcccttgattccctgtggatacgatactcgacttaccctagctaattagtggtatttagtttatatttttgatcggtccaacgacaacgatcaacaacgtatgctagatctCCCGTTGTCGAATCGTGACACGAAGTTTCCTGCAAAATTCATCTTTcacataaaaagaaagaaaaaaaggataatTCTATTGGATTTTAATAATGACATGGAAGCGGACACGGAGTGGTGAGCGAGTAAGTGAATTTATGGGAACATATCGGCGGTAACACCGTCGCCAGTAGTGAACTTATGGCTTAGAGGGTTCCTCGATTGGTTTTTTAACCAATGAGCATAAATTCAACAGAGAGTAGGATGGTTGGGGGGTTGAAATTTTTTGTGattgaaatttttttggaaGGGTTGAAAATTTAATGAGTGCCAATAAAAATGATTCAAAGAGTAAGTTAGGATAGTTGAAAGGTTAAAATGAATTGTATAGATGTTAGTGGCGGTGGGTGAATTTATGTAGGTTGATAAATTTTCCTCCCTTACTCCATGTCCTTCAATTTGTAAAATTTGTTTgtcattaaaaattttttttttatatataaaatctatatttgtaAATAAGCTAGTTGTCAATTATTCAAGTCTAACTTAACAACTTGACTCAACTGGAGCCTAAAGTAGCTTAAGCTACAAGTATAGGTTTTACTTACATCACTTGGAAATGAATGAGTTCAAATAAAATGGGAATGACTTTTCAATCATTGAGTTAATGTTCAAGGACACCAAAGAAAAATAGAGTTAATTATGAGAAAATCATCAAAACCATTTATTTATGAATGGTTTgcaatttatatgtttttaaaagtcTTATTCTCAAAACCCATATTTCACATCTGGTTTTCGCGATGAACATTCCCACACATGAGACACGACCCACCTACTACAACCTCGAGTAGTCTAGATGACATATATCAAACCAATAAGTAACCTATGACTCCCACAGtccatatatcatatatgcGACACACCAATGAGACTTCTGAATAGACTGGTAATTGAAACTTCTCACGTTAACTACTTTGAGAACCTTTTAATGCGACCCATTCTTGAATTATCTGAAAATCTAAAAACTTTatgatacatatattaatatttagagtTATATCTTTattatctctactacattataaagcatttgttcattccgttttttcaactttaactaagtgaaaacttcaaattatccctatcacttattcataatacgcttaaaaaaatcttaacaactcattttttctctcatcaaatttcaaccacttatttttctctctcctcaataaaatcattttattcttataATCAttcaaaacttttatctcaaaaatcgtaaatctttaaattataaaagttatatgggtgttcttaaaattttatgctctttcattagcgatatcatttgatatactttcgacgaatttttaaatccgagagcggagcccggacggctaagacatttggctattatactttataacctatcacctcctatgacctgtCATAcgctatgacctatcatactctatgacctatcacccacaCCATCTCATTGTCGCAACGCACGAGTACTTTGTCTCGTCTCATAAAAATACGACGATGGAGGAtctttcataaataaattttttgttaaaaaaaatacaactcaCGAGTTAAAGCCATGAGTTAGAGGTAATACGGATCGAGTtaaaatggttaatgaaaagcAAATAACTACTCTGGATGATTTAGAGGTAATATATATGCGTTTCACCTAGTTAAAATGGTAAATACATTCGGTAAAAGCAAATAACTACTCTGGATGATTTTCTCGTTAATTATTGATTGTACTCTTGATAACCAACCAAATTGGCCGTTACAAAGGGAGGCAACTTTCTTCTCAGTGCTCTATTTAAGAAGCACAAACACCTTTCTCTTTTCTGCACCTTCCTTCCTTCTAACCACCAATATATGGCTTCCATTTCCCCTGTCTTTCAcctcttcctcctcctcctcctcctcactctctccaccaccaccacagccACCTCCCACCACCGGCACGCCGCCTCCCACAACTACAAAGATGCCCTCACAAAATCCATTCTTTTCTTTGAAGGCCAAAGGTCTGGCAAACTTCCACCAAACCAAAGAATGTCTTGGAGAAAAAGCTCTGGCCTTTCTGATGGATCAGCCATGAAAGTATACTTTTAcattctctcttttcttttctttatttttcctttttgttaCTCACAAATAAAGACTACATATATTTGAAATGGGCTTTCTTTTATATAACTAGTACTTACATAAAGACTGAAACTTTAAAATGGGTCATCTATAAAGGTTGAAAATTTGACATGGGTTTTGTGTTTTATGGCTTATAAATGGAAAAAAGATTGAATATTTGAAGTGGGAATTTGTTCTAGTGACTAAAATGTGACATATTTTGACAATGTAGGTGGATTTAGTAGGTGGATATTATGATGCAGGGGATAATATTAAGTTTGGGTTTCCTATGGCTTTCACTACTACAATGTTGTCATGGAGTGTGCTTGAATTTGGTGGGATGATGAAAAGTGAGTTAGGAAATGCGAGAACCGCTATTCGTTGGGCTACTGATTATCTTCTCAAAGCTACCAAACAACCCGAAACTATTTACGTTCaggtaaaaatataataaagttaCAATGATGCTTACTTAAagaaactgttttttttttggtattttttagattattttgatATGTACACGACAATAATTATTCATACACGACAAGTGCAAGTGTTATGACACATGAATGTGTTGGTAACAAAGCTAAGAAAAAATACCCGTGTTAAAAGCCTTTTCATCGTTgagtatagccaaaaaaaagcccaaaaacTACTATTGTAAAAAGTACTTGTATGAAATTAAGATTTAGGTAACGTTTAGTAATGTTGCAAACTTTAGAGTTATTTTGGGCATTTTATCATTTTACAATATACTGACACATATTTGACTGAAATTAGTATGTGACAAAACCAAATTTCTATTTATGGCTAGCTCATTATGATCGATCCCATTTTAGTGTATGAAAAGTAGTCTTACTCTCTAGGAGAGTTGAAGCATTTCCATTAAAAGTTATTTGTGCACTATTgcgtaaaaataaaaagaatcttTCTTCATTTTGATACTAAAGGTtatatatcatatcattttaatattaattagtaattactaaattacatcaattttttttaacaagattTTCGTtgactattttattttattcttcatTGATAGATACATAGAAATAAATGGCaagttatataattaatattttatttttttaaactattttaatattattttatttttttaacaaaactttTTAGTGTAACGcatgataattttttaaaaagttggtATTTCTTGACAGTAACTTGGACCAAATATATAGTGTAGACAATGATCGAGATGCTCTAATTAAGtcacaaataatatataattaaggaATCGTAATCTAGTTTTCCATATATTGACAAAAGTTAAATTGATGAAGGTTGGTGATGCAAACAAAGATCATGCATGTTGGGAAAGACCAGAAGACATGGATACACAAAGAacagttttgaaaattgacaGAAATAACCCTGGCACTGAGGTTGCTGCTGAAACAGCTGCTGCTCTTGCTTCTGCTTCTTTAGTTTTCAGAAAATCTGATCCTGTTTACTCCAAAATCCTACGTAAAAGAGCCATTATGGTAATTAAATtactaaaattatatatatatatattttcaccaaatattatattaatgataCATTATTAAATATGTGGTCATGTTACAATTTAATAGGTGTTTGCATTTGCTGACAAATATAGAGGTTCATATAGTGATGGGCTTAAAAGTTATGTGTGCCCATTTTATTGCTCTTATTCTGGATATCAggtatttaatttgatttagaCATATGATATGAACTTCCATACAATTATGATAAGCTAGAGTGTGATCATAAatgtggggttttttttttaattttatttttttgaatatgAAAGGATGAATTATTGTGGGGAGCTGCATGGTTACAAAAAGCTACAAGAAGTCCAATGTATTTAAGTTACATTCAGTCAAAAGGTCAATCACTTGGTGCTGATGAAAGTGATAATACTTTTAGTTGGGACAATAAGCATGTTGGTGCCAGGGTTCTTTTATcaaaagtaattaattactAAATCTAACTAATTAATCTCTTATTTCATTGAATATCATcgttattttgttattattatatgtaatttatGGTATGTATTTGAagttgtttttaatatgtttgaaCAGGCATTTCTTCTTCAAAGGGTTCAATCTCTTCATGATTACAAGGGTCATGCAGATAGCTTCATTTGCTCACTTGTTCAAGGAGCCCCATCTTGTCAAACCCAATACACACCAGGTTCTACTATAAGGAATACAATAATTAATGCAAGAAAAAATCACATGATTCAAATAACACATATAAAAGTAGTAGTGACTTAAAGtagaaaacaaatttaataGAAGCTTTTATCTAGTAGCattctttttttattcttgTCATTGTGatacttattaagttttaaattgtAACTGTCTAACTGAACTtgttaaattcatatatatagtgattGAATGAACATTTTTACAAGTTGCAACTTGTTgttcaaaaattaaaagttgttaTAGTCCTTTATACTAGATGttgacataaatatatatattggtttaaATAAAACAGGAGGGCTTATGTTCAAGATGGCTGAAGATAACATGCAATATGTGACCTCAACCACATTTTTATTGGTTACATATGCCAAATACTTGACCAAATCACACAAGGTAGTCAACTGTGGTGGCACCATCGTGACTCCTCGACGGCTAAGAACACTCGCCAAGAAACAAGTCGACTACATACTTGGTGACAATCCATCAAAGATGTCGTTCATGGTTGGATATGGTCCGCGATACCCACAAAGGATTCACCACAGGGGAGCATCTTTGCCATCAATCTCTTCACATCCGGCCAAAATTAATTGTGGGTCGGGTTTCAACTTCATGCATTCGGAGTCACCTAACCCGAACATTTTGGTTGGAGCTGTTGTTGGCGGACCCGATGCACAAGACCATTATAACGACGAACGGTCCGATTATTCCCAAGCGGAACCGGCTACCTACACAAATGCACCCCTTGTTGGAACCTTGGCATATTTGGCTCATTCTTTTGGGCAGATTTAAGGCATGTgattattatcaaaattaagTCAAGTATTTGGGCAATGTTCAAAAAGTTGAAGTTAGTAGCAATTAGAAAGAATTGGGGAATATTTAAGATTCCTGCTTTCCTAGAGCCCTGGAAAAAGTTGTAAAATTGGGCTTATGTAGTACACTAGTACGGGGGTGTTTTCTGCCTTTATGACTTGTACAATCGTTATTCAAAAAAGTTGAAAGTACAAGGAATTGACCAATGAGAATGGCTCTACTACCAACGACTTTTTGTGtggaataaaaagaaaaataacatatCTTTCGTAAtaaattaatacgagtattattcTTAACAACTTGAGTATGATACTTGTAAAATCGTTATTCAaaaaagttgaaatgatttttCATGACAAACTGGCCATAAAACAGAAAGCGcggattaaaaaacaaaaaagagttatataaaatttattaattatgcCTTAAAATTCCTGTCTCGTTTTGAGTTTGAATGTTTAATTGCAATGATAATATGAAGATATCATTTTGATGTTTGAAAACCTTTATTACGTATAGgaagaaaattatttaaaagatatattttaagaatttaTCATATTCTTTTCTTAGAATAAAAGATTGAAAAGGCAAAGTTTCttaaaatgaaacattttcataGAAAAAGAATGTTGTGTAAATTCGAAGCAGAATGATTTGGATTTTGGGAGAGAAGGGGGGTTGGGTTTTGATTGAGGATATATGGTCAAAAGGCTGCAAATTTATGTCAGAAAGTGATGACAAAGCCCCACCCCTCACATGTAACACACAGGACTTCTCCATGCTGCTACTCTGCTACAACTCTTTAAATAAAGTTTAAGGTGATTGATTTACTAATAAGTACGAGTACAATGGGGCATTATACAAAACCAATTAGGATGAAAGCCAATGGTTTGACCTTcgattttaaggatttttttttttcaaatttaggtTTTTTCCATCTATTTAGTTTTCTTGTAGTTAAAATCCGGACAAAGGAAAAAGCCAATGGCGCTATGGTTgaggtggtcggagatgatggtggctggtggtaattgtctcgcgaaggaaaaaacctagaaattttaaaccctaaaatgctaaaaaaaaattgtacttacacatgtgtaagtctcgccgaagatggtcgccgtcgtcgaaggatcatggtggtggtccgagatgatcatggtggtggtggtcggagatggaaggaagaaggaagaagaattgTGTAAGTAAACTTACACAtctactataaaaagtacatgtactacaaataactttcatatatatatataagagagatcaaataagaaggtgtcttaaggggAGAAAGGAGAGAATGTCTTATGAACCAATTACAACGCGACAtatggattttaaaaaaaaaacgcggtgacttttttgtaaataaatcaaacttttatcagcctggttttgggtcagcttgggtctgggtcagcttgggttatgatcaaCTTGGtctgtcagcttggttgggtcagcttgatcagcctgggttctaggtcagcttggttggtcagcttggttttgggtcagcttgggatctgatcagcctgggttctagcccaagctgacccaaacccaacATGAcccatcccaagctgacccaaccgaaccctaagctgacccaaacccgtaatctacatttgtgtagattgtgtgtaaattgtgtcaagctaacccaaccccaagctgacccaagctgaccagaccccaagctgacccaaacctgaacCCATGCTGACTCAAAACCCATAagctacatttgtgtagattatgtttaaattgtgtcaagctaacccaaccccaagctgacccaacctgaccagaccccaagctgccCCAaacctgtaacaccccaaatattttaaggtaaaagaaattaacccctttttatagttttgacattaaattaattttctagtattttatttttggatatggggttaatttagttggaactttagcagatagcgggtaaaatacccaccaaATTGagaagtgggtcgtggcacccataggAAGTGCCAGACATCTTCTTTTGAGTATGAATCATACTTTCACTCTTATTTTCTTCTTCCCTTCATGCATTCCTTCTcttattctttcaaaatcaaagagtaACTCATCCAAGGGCAAAATCTTTAATCATCTCCGTCTATATTAGAAATTTATAAGCATGCGTTTTGGTGATCTtgggtggtggccgaaaatcaaAAGGAAAAGGGGAGAAAAAGAAATTGTAGCCTATAGTCTTGATTTAACTCATTGAATCTTGAGGTATTAAATtcccttaatttagtttttatctttcttttgaaattagggttcatggatgaaccaaattgggggtttttgctagaaaatgaattatggttaattttctccaattccttagttaacctatttgtcattgagttataagatgtgtttgattatgaaattgataaattcATGTGATGAATtaagtttgtaagaaaagatgaatattactagttattgttatgtgaatgaaaatggtaggttgaactacctaatgttatagttaaagatgaaagtaactcaataacaaatgggttgggttttgggtttagaaaaggctagtgattgagaatggctaggttgaactagtcaagttgtgaatgtaagcttatgtattttacgatatgattttaggttgaagcttgcttgtgcttgttgtttagcgttattctctttgttgcggaggaggtgactatatttgcatacccttatgtttacgttgggtcaattaccatgagatgtgaatgttccaagcatggtaattgatttggcatgaagcccatgtggggcattgtttatgaggcctaagaaccttcgGGGCCTAAGAATCTAGATAGATAtaattgttatgattgtttaccttatatggatccatatatgtattgtttgtgtgcaaggtgaatatgtaagtgtgacatgacgatgccataggttacatgtgaaagtccttgtactatgccctccttcgtattcgtaaatgtatgcaggTATATTCACTATGccttgcttatattttagttgtttacacttttataggtagtttcGGAATAAGGAACTAAGTGTGTGTTGATAAGCTTGAAGTTGTAGATAtctttgaagaacttgaagTTAATTAGGTCATTCTCGAacgaatgacgatcttttggtatagaagcttaGACGTCCCACACCtcatggctcatggtacattttggtttgaGGTCATGTTTCGGTAATATTTCTGTAAATGTCCAAGTTGTAAAGTCTTTGAAAAATGGTATTGTTGTTTATGGGCGAAAATGTTgccaaaacgggtaaatgacccgttagggTTGTTCTTGGATTTGTGAAACAAGttatgttgtaattatgtttgtaatgcGTCTACTTTGTTGTTGAAAACCTTTGAAAAGTGCTTTGAGAAGTTCgctttgaaatttgaaggtcgCAAGTTGGATCAAGTGTTAAAATGATGTTAGGGTTGCAGGTCAggtctcccactgcggcgcagtgggggtggttttgcccactgcggcgcagtgggaatcCTCGGATAATTTTTGgtttcctcccactgcggcgcagtggggtttcGTCCCTGTGTTTGCCGAGGCTTTCCACTTTGGCGTAGTGgagtgtaaaaataaaaaaaatcttgtattttcAATTTATCGAGTCTTGTCCTTTCAaaacctgacccaagctgacccaaaacccataatctacatttgtgtagattatgtgtaattgtgtcaagccaacccaaccccaaccccaagctgacccaacctgacctgaccctaagctgacccaaacctgaccgaACCCAGAACCCATAATATACATTTGTGTAaatgtgtagattatgtgtaaattgtgtcaaactGACCGAACCAGGCCCCGAGCTGACCCAACCATGACCAAagatgacccagaccccaaactgacccaaccccaagctgacccaagctggCCTAAACCTGACAAGACCCTAAGCTGACCAAGAcaaactgacccagacccaagctgactgaccaaactgacccaaaccaagctgatccaactcaagctgacccaacccactgagatcccaagctgaccaagcttcacaaaactttcatttatttacaaaattgccaccgcgttttttttatttattttgccacatgtcgcgttctgattagCTAATAGGactttctctcccttctctccttaagacaccttcttctaGGTTCCTCaccttatatatctatatatatgtgggaCAAGTGattataaggttgtccgacacctaagcttaagtgtggaacccatcacataattttttttaaaatttcttgattaatgaataaatgtttgggcccccataaattttatggattaaaaaaataatatgtgagtgtttcacagctaagcttaggtacttaacagccttatattcctatccccgtatatatatatatatattgcgtGTATATTTGTGGTGTATGTACTCATTTACTCTTAGGACTATTTAGCATCTTATTAACAGTCAACAATTATgcattcttttatcttttaaaaaaaaagtacggGCAAAAATTTAGTTATGTATATACTCCCttcgtcccaatttaaatgtcctgTTTTAACTTTTGAAGTCTTTTTTTcgtaactttgaccttaaattgTTTCGTGTGTGTTATACCATAATGAATGTAAATTATATGAAtagattaagttttaaatgtacttttcattgatataacttttattaagcattatattatacaaacaaaaatacttacggtcaaagttaaagaagaaagacTCGgtaagtcaaaattggacatttaaattgggacagaGGGAGTACTATTTTAAACGGCAAAAGTCATAGTTGTGCCCAAACTCGGAAACCAACCCGATCTAGTTTTGGTCACtaggatcaaaaaccagttttGACCAAAAACTTGAACCAATTTTGGTCAAAGGTTGGTAGGAATTTTCGGTTTTTTAACCCAAAAATCACACGACCAGATCTCAAACTGGTTCCAACCTAATTTTAGGACCCAGAAACCAAACCAGTTTCAAACTgacatttttttcaaaacccggACTGACTTGATCAAACCTTGTTTTGACATAAAAGTGttataagatgtataaaaatataaacaataactatattgagtaatattttaaatataatataaacttttaaatagtAAAATTgtaaccatgtgaaagttatttgatgaaaacatgagaacccaaaaattagtcaagaaaataaaaacgaaaactttaatgtggggcaaatttaaaaacgttatatatttaaggaaaatgataatggcAGCCCAAAGGGTTGTCATTAAGGgggcttattacatgcataaaagtagtactttatatatcgaTAACCGCCTTCCTGAATTTTCATAATACAAAGTACAaactttaatgcatcaaattaattaataacgaCATCCCTAAGGACTTTCAGtaacaaaactttttatttaaaaagtaaaatcgtaatcatgtgaaagttatttgatgaaaatgttaGAACCTAGAAATTCAGtgtctagaaaataaaaacgaaaactttgatgtgggcaaatttaaaaacgttatgtatataaaagacgaataaaaatagtcaaaccaaatgtttaaaagcaAAATCGTGACcaggtgaaagttatttgatgaaaacattagAACCTAGAAAttcagtgtcaagaaaataagaacgaaaactttgatgtgg
It encodes:
- the LOC122607112 gene encoding endoglucanase 17-like, translating into MASISPVFHLFLLLLLLTLSTTTTATSHHRHAASHNYKDALTKSILFFEGQRSGKLPPNQRMSWRKSSGLSDGSAMKVDLVGGYYDAGDNIKFGFPMAFTTTMLSWSVLEFGGMMKSELGNARTAIRWATDYLLKATKQPETIYVQVGDANKDHACWERPEDMDTQRTVLKIDRNNPGTEVAAETAAALASASLVFRKSDPVYSKILRKRAIMVFAFADKYRGSYSDGLKSYVCPFYCSYSGYQDELLWGAAWLQKATRSPMYLSYIQSKGQSLGADESDNTFSWDNKHVGARVLLSKAFLLQRVQSLHDYKGHADSFICSLVQGAPSCQTQYTPGGLMFKMAEDNMQYVTSTTFLLVTYAKYLTKSHKVVNCGGTIVTPRRLRTLAKKQVDYILGDNPSKMSFMVGYGPRYPQRIHHRGASLPSISSHPAKINCGSGFNFMHSESPNPNILVGAVVGGPDAQDHYNDERSDYSQAEPATYTNAPLVGTLAYLAHSFGQI